A genomic segment from Ruegeria sp. TM1040 encodes:
- a CDS encoding acyl-CoA dehydrogenase family protein: MHFGMTEEQAMIVETTRAFVENELYPHELEVERSGHLDMDLIKELQSKAIEAGLYAANMPEEVGGAGLDTLSWLMYEKELGRANYALHWTAVARPSNILLAGTDEQKEKYLFPCIRGEKWDCLAMTEPGAGSDLRGMTASARKEGDDWVLNGTKHFISHADIADFAIVFMATGEEDTPRGKKKKITAFFVDKGTPGFAVRDGYRNVSHRGYTNQVLEFDDCRLPSSAILGEVDQGFEVANTWLGATRLQVAATCLGRADRALQHAVEYAAQRKQFGQPISKFQGVSFKLADMAMELKAANLLTWEAGWKFDQGSVTEADMSMAKLKATEMLAMVADEAIQIHGGMGLMDELPLERIWRDARVERIWEGTSEIQRHIISREMLRPHGG; this comes from the coding sequence GTGCATTTTGGGATGACTGAAGAACAGGCGATGATCGTCGAAACCACACGGGCCTTCGTCGAAAACGAGCTGTATCCGCATGAACTCGAGGTCGAGCGCAGCGGCCATCTGGATATGGATCTGATTAAAGAGCTCCAGTCAAAGGCCATCGAGGCTGGTCTCTATGCGGCAAACATGCCCGAGGAGGTCGGTGGGGCAGGGCTCGATACCCTGTCGTGGTTGATGTACGAAAAAGAGCTGGGGCGCGCGAACTATGCGCTTCACTGGACGGCCGTGGCACGTCCTTCGAATATCCTTCTTGCGGGCACGGACGAGCAGAAAGAAAAATATCTGTTCCCCTGTATTCGCGGCGAAAAATGGGACTGTCTTGCAATGACCGAGCCGGGCGCTGGCTCCGATCTGCGTGGCATGACAGCATCGGCGCGCAAGGAAGGCGACGACTGGGTCTTGAACGGGACCAAGCATTTTATCTCTCACGCGGATATTGCCGACTTTGCCATCGTGTTTATGGCGACCGGCGAGGAGGACACTCCGCGCGGCAAGAAGAAAAAGATCACGGCGTTCTTTGTGGACAAAGGAACTCCCGGTTTTGCAGTGCGCGACGGCTATCGCAATGTGTCGCATCGGGGATACACCAATCAGGTGCTGGAGTTCGATGACTGCCGTTTGCCGTCGTCGGCGATCCTTGGCGAGGTCGACCAGGGGTTCGAGGTGGCAAACACCTGGCTTGGTGCCACCCGTCTGCAGGTTGCGGCCACCTGTCTGGGGCGTGCGGATCGAGCGCTGCAACATGCGGTGGAATACGCCGCGCAGCGCAAACAGTTTGGTCAGCCCATCAGCAAATTCCAGGGCGTGTCGTTCAAGCTCGCCGACATGGCGATGGAGTTGAAAGCCGCCAATCTCTTGACCTGGGAGGCGGGCTGGAAGTTCGATCAGGGCAGCGTCACCGAGGCCGACATGTCCATGGCCAAGCTGAAAGCGACCGAAATGCTCGCTATGGTTGCGGATGAGGCCATCCAGATCCACGGCGGCATGGGGCTGATGGATGAACTCCCGCTGGAACGGATCTGGCGCGACGCGCGCGTTGAACGTATCTGGGAAGGGACCAGTGAAATCCAGCGGCACATCATCAGCCGCGAGATGCTGAGACCACACGGAGGCTGA
- a CDS encoding GlxA family transcriptional regulator: MQKWTNDLATASQVDILLFDDFSGHCLANTVEPMRAANTLAGRELYRWRFLSLNSSRVVSSSGMEVTAHAQLADCRGDMLAVMPSYNFLRHDTPETRRALRAAAMRYRELAGLDTGPWLLAAAGLLDGRRATIHWDELERLAEAYPDIDVQRSRYVLDGNRITCTGALAAFDLMLERIGIAHGQALRLEVAALFMSTEGSGPTPESMLARTKVVARAVGVMQAHVEEPLSIPEIARQIGRSRKDLEARMKSDLGATPAKVYRRLRLIQARKLILETDIGISEVATRTGYENPSALTRAFRVEFGTTPRALRAPTS; this comes from the coding sequence ATGCAGAAATGGACAAATGATCTTGCCACAGCGAGCCAGGTGGACATTCTCCTCTTTGATGACTTTTCCGGTCATTGCCTCGCAAATACCGTGGAGCCGATGCGTGCCGCCAATACGCTAGCAGGGCGCGAACTCTACCGGTGGCGATTTCTATCACTGAACAGCAGCCGTGTCGTTTCATCCTCCGGCATGGAGGTGACGGCCCATGCGCAACTGGCAGACTGCCGCGGGGACATGCTGGCCGTGATGCCAAGCTACAACTTTCTGCGCCATGATACGCCAGAAACCCGGCGCGCCCTCCGTGCTGCGGCCATGCGCTATCGCGAGTTGGCGGGGCTGGATACCGGTCCCTGGCTTCTGGCCGCAGCGGGCTTGCTGGATGGGCGACGGGCAACCATTCATTGGGACGAGTTGGAGCGGTTGGCGGAGGCCTACCCCGACATTGACGTCCAGCGCAGCCGCTACGTGCTTGATGGGAATAGGATCACCTGTACCGGCGCGCTCGCGGCGTTTGATCTGATGCTGGAGCGGATCGGCATCGCTCATGGTCAAGCGCTGCGGCTGGAGGTTGCGGCCCTGTTTATGTCCACCGAAGGCAGCGGCCCCACACCGGAATCGATGCTGGCACGCACAAAGGTCGTGGCCCGTGCCGTCGGGGTGATGCAAGCGCATGTCGAGGAGCCGCTCTCGATCCCGGAGATCGCTCGGCAAATCGGCCGTTCGCGCAAGGATCTTGAGGCACGCATGAAATCCGATCTGGGCGCCACTCCTGCAAAAGTCTATCGACGGCTGCGCCTCATTCAGGCTCGAAAGCTCATATTAGAGACTGATATTGGCATCTCAGAGGTTGCGACCCGCACCGGATATGAAAATCCGAGCGCGCTGACACGGGCTTTTCGAGTTGAATTCGGAACAACACCCCGCGCCCTGCGCGCCCCGACCTCGTGA
- a CDS encoding arsenate reductase family protein — protein sequence MDIVIYHNPDCSKSRDVLRMIRDAGYAPTIVEYLSTGWTRAQLLGLFAAAGLTPHTALRRTRSPAEALGLLDDDVSADLILEKMVAHPELVNRPIVACRNGVKLCRPAAAVLELLDGKSQEASVLMA from the coding sequence TTGGATATCGTCATTTACCACAATCCCGATTGCAGCAAATCACGGGACGTTTTGCGGATGATCCGCGACGCAGGGTACGCGCCAACTATTGTGGAGTATCTGAGCACAGGTTGGACACGCGCGCAGCTTTTGGGGCTTTTTGCTGCCGCTGGGCTGACCCCGCATACGGCGCTGCGGCGCACCCGCTCTCCTGCCGAGGCGCTCGGCCTCCTGGACGATGATGTGAGCGCGGATCTGATCCTTGAGAAGATGGTCGCCCATCCGGAGTTGGTTAATCGACCGATCGTTGCCTGCCGAAATGGGGTGAAGCTGTGCCGACCTGCAGCTGCGGTGCTCGAGCTTTTGGACGGCAAATCGCAGGAGGCCTCGGTTTTAATGGCCTAA
- the ade gene encoding adenine deaminase, producing MTHKTFPSWPDVAPQLIETAAGRSPADTVIRNGKWVNVHTREVLEGHDIAIKAGRIAYVGPDASYCTGPETEVIDAEGRYMMPGLCDGHMHIESGMLTPAEFARAVIPHGTTTMFTDPHEIANVLGLEGVRLMHDEALLQPVNIYTQMPSCAPSAPGLETTGYEISAEDVAEAMTWPGIIGLGEMMNFPGVAHGDPKMLAEIAATQRSGKTVGGHYASPDLGPDFAAYVAGGPADDHEGTCEADAITRMRQGMRAMVRLGSAWYDVEAQITAITEKGLDPRNFILCTDDCHSGTLVNEGHMNRAVRHAIDCGCDPLIAIQMATINTATHFGLEREIGSITPGRRADIILTSDLKTLPIEVVIARGQIVAESGSIKVECPHLDWPESARGTVHLGHTLAATDFELAAPEGANAVTANVIGVVENQAPTKALKAELPVRDGLVEGEGDVCQIALVERHRATGGVTNAFVSGFGYEGKMAMASTVAHDSHHMIVVGTDRTQMALAANRLAEVGGGITIFRDGAELALVELPIAGLMSDSPASEVAANAQKLVEAMQACGCTLNNAYMQHSLLALVVIPELRISDLGLVDVRSFKKIPVIEPFNE from the coding sequence ATGACACATAAGACCTTCCCAAGCTGGCCCGACGTCGCCCCCCAACTGATCGAAACTGCTGCCGGACGCAGCCCCGCCGATACCGTGATCCGTAACGGTAAATGGGTGAACGTGCACACGCGCGAGGTTCTTGAGGGACATGACATCGCGATCAAGGCAGGCAGGATCGCCTATGTCGGACCGGATGCCTCCTATTGCACGGGGCCAGAGACCGAGGTGATCGACGCTGAGGGGCGCTACATGATGCCTGGGCTCTGCGATGGACATATGCACATCGAATCCGGGATGCTGACCCCCGCAGAATTCGCCCGCGCCGTTATCCCGCATGGCACAACGACCATGTTCACTGACCCGCATGAGATCGCAAATGTCCTGGGACTTGAGGGCGTGCGCTTGATGCATGACGAGGCGCTGTTGCAGCCGGTCAATATCTACACGCAGATGCCGTCCTGCGCCCCCTCTGCGCCGGGGCTGGAGACCACCGGCTATGAGATCTCCGCCGAGGATGTCGCTGAGGCCATGACCTGGCCGGGGATCATCGGCCTCGGTGAAATGATGAATTTTCCGGGTGTCGCTCATGGTGATCCAAAGATGCTAGCGGAAATCGCCGCAACCCAGCGCTCCGGCAAAACTGTAGGCGGCCACTATGCCTCGCCAGATCTTGGACCGGATTTTGCAGCCTATGTGGCAGGCGGCCCCGCAGATGACCACGAAGGCACCTGTGAGGCGGACGCCATCACACGGATGCGACAGGGCATGCGGGCAATGGTGCGCCTCGGATCCGCCTGGTATGACGTCGAGGCCCAGATCACAGCGATCACCGAGAAGGGCCTTGATCCGCGCAATTTCATCCTTTGCACCGATGACTGCCACTCCGGAACGTTGGTCAATGAGGGTCATATGAACCGCGCAGTGCGTCACGCAATCGACTGCGGCTGCGATCCGCTGATCGCGATCCAGATGGCGACGATCAACACCGCAACACACTTTGGGCTCGAGCGCGAAATTGGCTCCATCACCCCCGGTCGACGGGCCGATATCATCCTGACATCTGACCTGAAAACGCTGCCCATCGAAGTGGTGATCGCGCGTGGGCAGATTGTGGCTGAATCAGGCTCTATTAAGGTGGAATGCCCCCATCTTGATTGGCCAGAAAGCGCTCGCGGTACGGTGCACCTGGGCCACACGCTCGCTGCGACGGACTTTGAACTGGCAGCACCAGAAGGGGCAAATGCCGTCACCGCAAATGTGATTGGCGTGGTGGAGAACCAAGCCCCGACCAAAGCGCTCAAAGCGGAGCTGCCGGTGCGCGATGGTCTGGTTGAGGGTGAAGGCGATGTCTGCCAGATCGCCCTGGTTGAGCGTCACCGGGCCACAGGCGGCGTGACCAACGCCTTCGTGTCGGGTTTCGGCTACGAAGGGAAAATGGCGATGGCCTCGACCGTGGCGCATGACAGCCATCACATGATTGTGGTCGGCACTGACCGCACCCAAATGGCCCTTGCCGCCAACCGTCTGGCCGAGGTCGGCGGTGGCATCACGATTTTCCGGGATGGCGCAGAGCTGGCGTTGGTGGAGCTGCCTATTGCCGGTCTGATGTCTGACAGCCCTGCCTCAGAGGTCGCCGCCAATGCACAGAAACTCGTGGAGGCCATGCAGGCCTGCGGCTGCACTCTGAACAATGCCTATATGCAACACTCTCTCTTGGCACTTGTGGTGATCCCGGAACTGCGGATCAGCGATCTTGGCCTTGTAGACGTGCGTAGTTTCAAGAAAATTCCAGTAATCGAGCCGTTCAATGAATGA
- a CDS encoding AMP nucleosidase, translating into MNDVKTPDLPAAESFTDAKAAVARLIELYDSATNFLCDEFIAAMSAGAAPSSRMRAYYPEVRFTTTTYAQVDSRLSFGHVADPGIYSTTVTRPDLFRHYLEQQIGLLIKNHDQPVTVGVSQTPMPVHFAVASRPGLTVPQEGAARFTLRDVFDVPDLATTNDDIVNGTYVPENGVGPLSLFTAQRVDYSLARLSHYTATDPEHFQNHVLFTNYQFYVTEFEAYAREQLADPDSGYTSFVSTGNVEITKADGELPASLKMPQMPTYHLKRPDGNGITLVNIGVGPSNAKTATDHIAVLRPHAWLMVGHCAGLRNSQALGDFVLAHAYLREDHVLDDDLPVWVPIPALAEIQVALEEAVAEETGLEGYDLKRIMRTGTVASHDNRNWELRDQSGPVQRLSQSRAIALDMESATIAANGYRFRVPYGTLLCISDKPLHGELKLPGMASDFYRTQVSRHLLIGIKAMERLRTMPLERLHSRKLRSFDETAFL; encoded by the coding sequence ATGAATGATGTAAAAACACCCGACCTGCCCGCTGCCGAAAGCTTTACCGACGCCAAAGCGGCCGTAGCGCGCCTGATTGAGCTCTACGATAGCGCAACCAATTTTCTCTGTGACGAGTTTATTGCCGCGATGAGCGCCGGAGCTGCGCCGAGCAGCCGCATGCGAGCCTACTATCCCGAAGTGCGCTTCACCACCACGACCTACGCGCAGGTGGACAGTCGCCTGAGCTTTGGTCATGTGGCCGATCCCGGCATCTATTCCACCACCGTCACACGGCCCGATCTGTTTCGTCATTACCTGGAGCAGCAAATCGGGTTGCTGATCAAGAACCACGACCAGCCGGTGACAGTGGGGGTATCGCAAACGCCGATGCCAGTGCATTTTGCCGTCGCCTCGCGCCCGGGACTGACAGTACCGCAGGAGGGCGCCGCGCGCTTCACCCTGCGCGATGTCTTTGATGTGCCGGATCTCGCCACAACAAACGACGACATCGTAAATGGCACCTATGTGCCCGAAAACGGTGTCGGTCCGCTGTCGCTCTTTACCGCCCAGCGCGTCGACTACTCTCTGGCGCGTCTGTCACACTATACCGCGACCGACCCGGAGCATTTCCAGAACCATGTGTTGTTCACCAACTACCAGTTCTACGTGACAGAGTTCGAAGCCTATGCGCGCGAACAACTGGCCGATCCAGACAGCGGCTACACCAGTTTTGTCTCCACCGGAAACGTCGAGATCACCAAAGCGGATGGAGAGCTGCCAGCATCGCTCAAAATGCCGCAGATGCCGACTTACCACCTGAAACGCCCCGACGGAAACGGCATCACACTGGTCAACATTGGCGTTGGCCCGTCAAACGCGAAAACCGCAACCGATCACATTGCGGTCCTGCGCCCACACGCCTGGCTGATGGTGGGCCATTGTGCGGGTCTGAGGAACTCTCAGGCATTGGGAGATTTTGTGCTTGCTCATGCCTATCTGCGCGAGGATCACGTTCTGGATGACGACCTGCCGGTCTGGGTACCGATCCCGGCATTGGCAGAAATTCAGGTCGCGCTCGAGGAAGCCGTGGCAGAGGAAACCGGACTCGAAGGCTATGATCTCAAGCGGATCATGCGGACTGGCACCGTTGCAAGCCACGACAACCGCAACTGGGAACTGCGCGACCAGTCTGGTCCCGTGCAACGTCTGAGCCAATCCCGTGCGATTGCTCTTGATATGGAGAGCGCCACCATCGCCGCCAATGGCTATCGGTTCCGGGTTCCCTACGGCACGCTCCTGTGCATTTCCGACAAGCCCCTGCACGGTGAATTGAAGCTGCCCGGCATGGCGTCCGATTTCTATCGCACGCAGGTGTCGCGGCATCTGCTGATCGGGATCAAGGCAATGGAGCGACTGAGAACAATGCCGCTCGAGCGTCTCCACAGCCGGAAACTGCGCTCTTTTGACGAAACGGCCTTCCTGTAA
- a CDS encoding HU family DNA-binding protein has protein sequence MSKPMTKTQLVAALAEEMDSDKKTAGAALDAVCNLITREVSGGGAVTLPGVGKIYCRERPEREVRNPATGEKFMKEADKVVKMTIAKALKDSVNGEG, from the coding sequence ATGTCCAAACCGATGACCAAAACTCAGCTTGTGGCAGCACTGGCTGAGGAAATGGACAGCGACAAGAAAACCGCTGGTGCCGCTCTGGATGCCGTTTGCAACCTGATCACCCGCGAAGTGTCTGGCGGCGGTGCCGTGACTCTGCCGGGTGTTGGCAAGATCTACTGCCGTGAGCGTCCCGAGCGCGAAGTCCGCAACCCGGCAACCGGCGAGAAGTTCATGAAAGAAGCAGACAAGGTCGTGAAAATGACCATCGCCAAAGCGCTCAAGGACAGCGTCAACGGCGAAGGCTGA
- a CDS encoding DMT family transporter: MDLRAILMGLAFALMWSSAFTSARIIVADASPLFSLAMRFLLSGLIGVAIARAMGQTWRLTPAQWKATILFGICQNALYLGLNFVAMQWVEASMAAIIASTMPLLVALASLVLFREPIRPLGMLGLVAGVAGVALIMGTRISAGVDLLGIALCGLGVLALTTATLALRGATSGGNFMMVVGLQMLVGSAALFPAAFAFETIRVDPSWPLAIAFVYTTFVPGLAATLIWVMLLNRIGAVRAATFHFLNPVFGVAVASSLLGERLGLLDMAGVAVVTFGILAVQLARQPATAAPARTSTAEPQMGQR, from the coding sequence ATGGATCTGCGCGCGATTTTGATGGGGTTGGCCTTCGCCCTGATGTGGTCCTCTGCCTTTACCTCGGCGCGGATCATCGTTGCGGATGCGTCTCCGCTCTTTTCTCTGGCGATGCGGTTCTTGCTCTCTGGTCTCATAGGCGTGGCGATCGCACGCGCCATGGGGCAGACGTGGCGCCTGACGCCCGCACAGTGGAAGGCGACGATCCTTTTTGGGATCTGCCAGAATGCGCTCTACCTCGGCCTGAACTTCGTGGCGATGCAATGGGTCGAAGCCTCTATGGCAGCCATTATCGCCTCCACAATGCCGCTCCTGGTCGCCTTGGCATCCCTGGTGCTGTTTCGCGAGCCGATCCGGCCTCTCGGCATGCTGGGTTTGGTCGCGGGCGTTGCTGGTGTTGCCTTGATCATGGGCACCCGGATCAGCGCCGGTGTCGACCTCCTTGGCATTGCGCTCTGCGGTCTTGGAGTGCTGGCGCTTACCACGGCGACGCTAGCCTTGCGCGGGGCGACCTCGGGTGGGAACTTCATGATGGTGGTTGGTCTGCAGATGCTTGTGGGCTCCGCTGCGCTCTTTCCCGCAGCCTTTGCGTTTGAGACCATTCGTGTTGACCCAAGCTGGCCTCTGGCGATCGCTTTTGTCTATACCACTTTCGTCCCCGGTTTGGCCGCGACTTTGATCTGGGTGATGCTCTTGAACCGGATCGGGGCTGTGCGCGCTGCGACTTTCCACTTCCTGAACCCGGTCTTCGGGGTCGCTGTTGCAAGCTCACTCCTTGGCGAGAGGCTCGGGCTCCTCGATATGGCTGGGGTCGCGGTTGTAACCTTCGGAATTCTGGCGGTGCAACTAGCGCGGCAACCCGCTACCGCAGCCCCAGCGCGCACGTCTACAGCCGAGCCGCAGATGGGTCAGCGTTGA
- the msrB gene encoding peptide-methionine (R)-S-oxide reductase MsrB has protein sequence MTKYFKNPDAIAALSEEEFYVTQNSGTERPGTGKLLSNKEPGIYVDIVSGEPLFASSDKYESGCGWPSFTKPIEPAHVQELEDRTLGMIRTEVRSTHGDSHLGHVFPDGPADRGGLRYCINSASLRFIHLDDMEAEGYGAYINQVEDHR, from the coding sequence ATGACCAAGTATTTCAAGAACCCCGACGCCATCGCTGCGCTGTCAGAAGAAGAATTCTACGTCACACAGAATTCTGGCACCGAACGTCCCGGCACCGGCAAGCTCCTGTCCAACAAGGAGCCCGGCATCTATGTGGACATCGTATCGGGCGAGCCGCTGTTTGCCTCTTCCGACAAATATGAATCAGGCTGTGGCTGGCCAAGCTTCACCAAGCCGATCGAACCCGCACATGTGCAGGAACTCGAAGATCGCACCCTCGGCATGATCCGTACCGAGGTGCGCTCTACCCATGGCGACAGCCACCTCGGCCATGTCTTTCCCGACGGCCCTGCTGATCGCGGCGGTCTGAGATATTGCATCAACTCGGCGTCCTTGCGCTTTATTCACCTCGACGACATGGAGGCTGAAGGCTATGGCGCCTACATCAACCAAGTGGAGGACCACCGATGA
- the msrA gene encoding peptide-methionine (S)-S-oxide reductase MsrA produces the protein MTTTERAVLAGGCFWGMQELIRHRKGVLSTRVGYTGGDVPNATYKNHGTHAEGIEITFDPEQTSYREMLEFFFQIHDPTTVNRQGNDIGMSYRSAIYYVDARQKQIAEDTIADVEASGIWPGKVVTEVEPVGDFWEAEAEHQDYLQRLPNGYTCHFPRPDWVLPKRDQAAE, from the coding sequence ATGACCACAACTGAACGCGCCGTTCTGGCAGGCGGCTGCTTCTGGGGCATGCAGGAGCTAATCCGTCATCGCAAGGGCGTCCTCAGCACCCGCGTCGGCTATACCGGTGGTGATGTGCCCAATGCGACGTACAAGAACCACGGCACCCACGCAGAAGGCATCGAGATCACCTTTGATCCCGAACAGACCTCCTATCGCGAGATGTTGGAGTTCTTTTTTCAGATCCATGACCCAACAACGGTCAATCGTCAGGGTAACGATATCGGTATGAGCTATCGCTCTGCGATCTACTACGTCGATGCGCGTCAAAAACAAATTGCCGAGGACACGATTGCAGATGTCGAAGCTTCCGGAATTTGGCCCGGCAAGGTCGTGACCGAAGTGGAACCCGTTGGGGATTTCTGGGAGGCAGAGGCAGAGCATCAAGACTACCTGCAGCGCCTGCCCAATGGCTATACCTGCCATTTTCCCCGTCCCGACTGGGTCCTGCCCAAACGGGATCAAGCTGCAGAATAA
- a CDS encoding hydantoinase/oxoprolinase N-terminal domain-containing protein: MAILLGIDTGGTYTDAVLIRDESEVIASAKSLTTREDLAIGVGGAVRAVLAQSGVAPADISMAALSTTLATNALVEGQGGRVALIYIGFSAQDLERHGLDTALKGDPVLLLAGGHTHAGSEAAVLDKEALIAFLETESTGVSGFAVAGVFATRNPAHELEVARLIQEHTGAPVTCSHQLSAKLNGPKRALTAVLNARLIGMIDRLIGRAADTLTALGVEAPMMVVRGDGALMSTDQARARPIETILSGPAASIVGARWMTGAENALVSDIGGTTTDVALIERGLPKIDPDGAEVGGYRTMVEAVAMRTTGLGGDSEVHLQREGLRGGVALGPRRVLPISLIATQAPETVHAALDTQLHAQVIGEYDGRFVRGVTGQQAHGLSAREEALLSRIGQDVRPLGEVLRSRVDQSALSRLIDRGLVQMAGVTPSDASHALGRVSTWDNEAAHKALTIFAKRRVGSGDMVAKDADTLAQMIVDQLTEQTALTLLESVFSEERALFGGSPSDLARHVLLQRGLQGHTGLVALDARVNVDVIGLGASAPSYYPAVGERLRCNMILPEHAGVANAIGAVVGRIVQRRSGTVTAPSEGRFRVHLADGPVDFTESEAALTALEYALRAETVAAAEEAGAGDIHVHVTKDLRTAEVEARQVFVEATLTVEASGRPRVAHA, from the coding sequence ATGGCGATATTGCTTGGGATCGACACGGGTGGGACTTACACCGATGCGGTGTTGATCCGCGATGAGTCCGAGGTGATTGCCTCGGCCAAATCGCTCACCACACGCGAGGATCTTGCGATTGGGGTCGGCGGCGCGGTCCGCGCGGTGTTGGCGCAGTCCGGTGTTGCGCCCGCGGATATTTCCATGGCCGCATTGTCCACTACGCTTGCAACCAACGCATTGGTTGAAGGGCAGGGCGGGCGCGTGGCTTTGATCTACATCGGCTTCAGCGCGCAGGATCTGGAGCGTCACGGCCTGGACACTGCGCTCAAGGGGGATCCGGTCCTGCTCCTCGCTGGTGGCCACACCCATGCAGGTTCCGAAGCAGCTGTGTTGGACAAAGAGGCTCTTATCGCCTTTTTAGAGACTGAATCTACTGGTGTGAGCGGCTTTGCCGTTGCGGGCGTTTTTGCGACACGCAATCCGGCCCATGAATTGGAAGTCGCGCGCCTCATTCAAGAGCACACCGGCGCGCCTGTAACCTGTTCGCATCAGCTCTCGGCAAAGCTCAATGGGCCCAAGCGGGCGCTGACGGCCGTTCTGAATGCGCGGCTGATTGGGATGATCGACCGGTTGATCGGTCGTGCTGCGGATACGTTGACGGCGCTGGGGGTGGAGGCGCCGATGATGGTGGTTCGGGGTGACGGTGCCCTGATGTCCACGGACCAGGCCCGCGCACGCCCCATCGAGACGATCCTCAGCGGGCCTGCCGCCTCCATTGTCGGAGCGCGATGGATGACTGGAGCAGAAAATGCGTTGGTCAGCGATATCGGTGGCACCACCACCGATGTTGCCTTGATCGAACGCGGCCTGCCAAAGATCGATCCGGACGGTGCAGAAGTTGGCGGATATCGCACCATGGTCGAGGCAGTCGCCATGCGCACCACGGGGCTTGGAGGCGACAGCGAAGTGCATTTGCAGCGGGAAGGGCTGCGTGGTGGCGTTGCGCTGGGGCCGCGCCGGGTCTTGCCGATCTCCCTGATCGCCACGCAGGCGCCGGAAACCGTTCATGCGGCGCTCGACACACAGCTTCATGCGCAGGTGATCGGGGAATATGACGGGCGTTTCGTGCGTGGCGTGACCGGGCAACAAGCGCATGGTCTGAGTGCGCGTGAGGAGGCTCTGTTGTCTCGGATCGGACAGGATGTCCGTCCGCTTGGCGAGGTGCTGCGATCGCGCGTGGACCAAAGTGCCCTGAGCCGACTGATCGACCGTGGGTTGGTGCAAATGGCCGGTGTGACGCCTTCGGATGCGAGTCACGCTCTCGGGCGGGTGTCGACCTGGGATAATGAGGCGGCACACAAGGCGCTGACAATCTTTGCCAAGCGCCGCGTCGGGAGCGGCGACATGGTTGCAAAGGATGCGGACACGCTGGCCCAAATGATCGTGGATCAACTTACCGAACAGACTGCATTGACCTTATTAGAGTCTGTTTTCTCCGAAGAACGGGCTCTGTTTGGTGGCAGTCCGTCTGATCTGGCGCGGCATGTTCTGCTGCAACGGGGGCTTCAGGGGCACACCGGGCTTGTGGCGCTTGATGCGCGGGTGAATGTGGATGTGATCGGATTGGGCGCATCAGCACCTAGTTATTACCCGGCGGTGGGGGAGCGTCTACGCTGCAATATGATCCTGCCTGAACACGCTGGTGTTGCAAACGCAATCGGCGCCGTGGTCGGACGGATTGTGCAGCGCCGTTCGGGCACTGTGACAGCCCCGTCCGAGGGTCGCTTTCGTGTACATCTGGCTGATGGCCCCGTGGATTTCACCGAGAGCGAAGCAGCACTGACGGCGCTAGAATACGCCCTGCGCGCCGAGACCGTTGCAGCCGCAGAGGAAGCCGGGGCAGGAGATATCCATGTGCATGTGACCAAGGATCTGCGCACCGCAGAGGTTGAGGCGCGGCAGGTGTTTGTCGAGGCAACCCTCACCGTAGAAGCAAGCGGTCGCCCGCGTGTGGCACATGCTTAG